The following are from one region of the Bacillota bacterium genome:
- the hydF gene encoding [FeFe] hydrogenase H-cluster maturation GTPase HydF encodes MNTTPRGQRLHIAIFGRRNAGKSSLINALTNQDVAIVSDVPGTTTDPVYKSMEILPIGPVVIIDTAGIDDTGELGELRIRKTLDVFKKADLALLVVDPGQGSGADGEDRYGYEREVVARARNENVNVIGVINKADLYAGQDLDVSAWSGGLGIPCVAVSALKRQGIEELKRLIVQFAPKDWTAPTIVGDLIAPGDLVILVIPIDKAAPRGRLILPQQQVIRDVLESDAVAVMVKERELRHVMENLAGKPRLVITDSSVFMKAAADTPQDVLFTSFSILFARFKGDLVALAAGIRAVDDLKPGDRVLIAEACTHHAVEDDIGRVKIPRWLRQAAGGDITFDVVSGGDMLPENLNDYKLVVHCGACMLNRREMLSRIMQAQGAGVPIVNYGVLMAHIHGVLRRALSPFPAALAALGTGGEEDEAAELELLKKMPLVSQIAGKIKI; translated from the coding sequence CTGAATACGACGCCCAGGGGGCAGCGTCTTCATATTGCGATTTTCGGCAGGCGGAATGCTGGGAAGTCGAGTTTGATAAATGCGCTTACGAATCAGGATGTGGCCATAGTCTCAGATGTTCCTGGCACCACCACCGATCCCGTTTACAAATCAATGGAGATCCTGCCCATTGGGCCTGTGGTCATCATAGATACAGCCGGGATAGACGATACAGGCGAGCTGGGGGAGCTCCGCATCAGGAAGACTCTCGATGTATTCAAGAAGGCTGACCTCGCGCTCCTGGTCGTGGATCCCGGACAGGGCTCCGGAGCCGACGGCGAGGACCGTTATGGCTACGAGCGGGAGGTGGTGGCACGCGCCCGCAACGAGAACGTAAACGTGATCGGGGTTATTAACAAGGCCGACCTTTACGCGGGCCAGGACCTTGATGTCAGTGCGTGGTCCGGGGGGCTCGGCATCCCGTGCGTGGCTGTAAGCGCCCTGAAGCGGCAAGGTATTGAGGAGCTCAAACGCCTGATCGTGCAGTTCGCGCCTAAAGACTGGACGGCTCCGACGATCGTCGGGGATTTAATCGCGCCGGGCGATCTTGTTATCCTGGTCATCCCCATTGACAAGGCGGCGCCCAGGGGGAGGTTGATCCTGCCTCAGCAGCAGGTCATCCGCGATGTCCTCGAGAGCGATGCCGTGGCCGTGATGGTCAAGGAACGCGAGCTAAGGCATGTTATGGAGAATCTTGCCGGTAAGCCGCGGCTCGTCATAACAGACTCCTCCGTGTTTATGAAGGCCGCCGCGGATACGCCGCAGGACGTGCTATTTACGTCGTTCTCCATTCTCTTTGCGCGTTTCAAGGGCGATCTCGTGGCCCTGGCTGCGGGCATAAGAGCGGTGGACGACCTCAAGCCCGGCGACAGGGTCCTGATCGCCGAGGCGTGCACGCATCACGCAGTGGAGGATGACATCGGGAGGGTCAAGATACCCAGGTGGCTCCGCCAGGCAGCTGGCGGGGATATAACCTTCGATGTCGTGAGTGGGGGGGATATGCTACCTGAGAACCTGAATGATTACAAGCTGGTCGTTCACTGCGGGGCTTGCATGCTCAACCGCAGGGAGATGCTTTCCCGGATTATGCAGGCCCAGGGGGCGGGCGTGCCGATAGTCAATTACGGAGTCTTAATGGCCCATATCCACGGCGTGCTCAGGCGGGCCCTCTCGCCTTTCCCCGCGGCCCTGGCCGCGCTGGGGACTGGGGGGGAGGAGGATGAGGCAGCGGAGCTTGAACTTCTCAAAAAGATGCCCCTCGTAAGCCAGATTGCCGGTAAGATCAAAATTTGA
- a CDS encoding TraR/DksA family transcriptional regulator has protein sequence MQKKCEICGKTIPEERLRILPETKRCVECAEKNGPDVHAKRRDVGMDIDTYKDLLGAIRS, from the coding sequence ATGCAAAAGAAGTGTGAAATTTGCGGTAAAACTATCCCTGAGGAGCGACTCCGGATCCTGCCAGAGACCAAACGATGTGTTGAATGCGCCGAGAAAAACGGACCGGATGTCCATGCCAAGCGCAGGGACGTCGGCATGGATATCGATACTTACAAGGACTTGCTTGGCGCAATTCGAAGCTGA
- a CDS encoding ribonuclease HI family protein, whose amino-acid sequence MEEIIIHTDGASRSNPGPAGIGVAIFDSDYNLLAEIYEAIGETTNNIAEYTALIRGLEEGLKLSARRVTVYTDSELMARQVRGEYRVKSQGLLPLLGKVRTLMGRFESCQVHHVPRERNKVADRLANKALDEALKTQT is encoded by the coding sequence ATGGAAGAAATCATAATTCACACGGATGGCGCATCCCGGAGCAACCCGGGGCCTGCGGGGATCGGCGTCGCTATATTCGATAGCGATTACAACCTGTTGGCCGAGATATACGAGGCCATAGGCGAGACAACAAATAATATAGCGGAGTATACGGCCCTCATAAGGGGTCTGGAGGAGGGGCTCAAGCTCTCAGCCAGGCGGGTCACGGTATATACCGACAGCGAGCTTATGGCAAGGCAGGTAAGGGGCGAGTACAGGGTCAAGAGCCAGGGGCTGCTCCCCCTGTTGGGGAAGGTTCGCACGCTGATGGGGCGCTTCGAGTCTTGCCAGGTCCACCATGTGCCGCGCGAGAGGAACAAGGTGGCCGACCGCCTTGCAAATAAGGCCCTTGACGAGGCTTTGAAGACTCAGACTTGA
- a CDS encoding GHMP kinase: MIIRSRAPLRISFAGGGTDIPPYSEEKGGAVLSTAIDKYAYCTLIPRLDSEIIINLIGHDVIVNQQYSEEAISNGEFDLARSVVKNFAEKGGMNLYIQTDVPLGSGLGCSSSIVVALIGAFMYWLGKRLTDYEVAELAYHIEREQLGIKGGKQDHYAATFGGFNFIEFSREKTVVNPLRIPDHILDELRYHLLLCYVGSRPFLTNIIQNQVDNYVHGKEDVVCALASLRMLTILMKDALLRGRLKDFGELLSDAWESKKRLADGISNDHIDQLYNAARQNGAIGGKILGAGGGGYLLLYCPFDRKHLVAKVVRSLGGQIVHFGFEPGGLRTWETGEDVPTFRPGEVSSDMGGD; the protein is encoded by the coding sequence ATGATCATTAGAAGTAGAGCACCATTGCGGATAAGCTTTGCTGGCGGAGGCACCGATATTCCCCCCTATTCTGAAGAAAAAGGGGGCGCGGTCCTCAGCACGGCTATAGATAAATATGCCTACTGTACTTTGATTCCACGTTTAGACTCGGAGATAATAATTAATTTGATTGGCCACGATGTAATTGTGAATCAGCAGTATAGCGAGGAGGCGATCTCAAACGGCGAGTTTGACCTTGCTAGATCCGTGGTCAAAAACTTCGCAGAGAAGGGCGGGATGAACCTCTACATACAAACAGACGTCCCGCTTGGCTCAGGTTTGGGCTGCTCCTCGAGCATAGTCGTGGCTTTGATCGGTGCGTTCATGTATTGGTTGGGAAAGAGGTTAACGGATTACGAAGTTGCCGAATTGGCGTATCACATAGAAAGAGAACAACTTGGGATCAAGGGAGGGAAGCAGGATCACTACGCAGCGACATTCGGTGGTTTTAACTTTATAGAATTCTCTCGGGAGAAAACGGTAGTGAACCCCCTGCGCATTCCCGATCATATCCTCGATGAGCTGAGATACCATTTGCTGCTTTGTTATGTAGGCAGTAGACCTTTCCTGACAAACATTATCCAAAACCAGGTCGATAACTATGTTCATGGGAAAGAAGATGTTGTTTGTGCTCTTGCCTCATTGAGAATGCTGACAATCCTGATGAAAGACGCATTACTGCGCGGCAGATTGAAGGATTTTGGTGAACTCCTGAGCGATGCATGGGAGAGTAAAAAGAGACTGGCGGATGGAATATCTAACGACCACATCGATCAGCTATATAATGCAGCTAGACAGAATGGGGCAATTGGCGGCAAGATCCTGGGTGCCGGAGGAGGAGGCTACCTTCTACTCTACTGCCCATTCGACAGGAAACATCTTGTTGCCAAAGTCGTCAGGAGCCTTGGGGGACAGATCGTTCATTTCGGATTTGAACCCGGTGGGCTGCGCACCTGGGAAACGGGCGAGGACGTACCAACCTTCCGTCCGGGTGAAGTATCTTCGGATATGGGAGGTGACTAA
- the gmhA gene encoding D-sedoheptulose 7-phosphate isomerase: MGRFADIVKAELLESSKVKFRVQEECADVIDAIIEKLIRTYKDGGKVLICGNGGSAADAQHIAGELVGRFKFERAGLPAIALTANDCIITAIANDYGYDRVFSRQVEALALPGDTLIGLSTSGNSSNIVQAFYVARKKGVFTICFTGGTGGEIAKIADLALIIPSTDTPYIQEAHLAIGHIICSVVERELQAGWGSNDG; the protein is encoded by the coding sequence ATGGGCAGGTTCGCGGATATCGTAAAAGCGGAATTGCTGGAAAGTTCGAAAGTAAAATTTAGAGTACAGGAAGAATGTGCAGATGTTATAGATGCGATCATAGAAAAGCTGATACGGACTTACAAGGACGGTGGGAAGGTGCTCATCTGCGGGAACGGAGGAAGTGCCGCTGATGCTCAGCATATCGCCGGGGAACTCGTAGGCCGATTCAAGTTTGAAAGAGCGGGCCTCCCAGCGATAGCGCTTACCGCCAATGATTGCATCATAACAGCGATAGCCAATGACTACGGCTATGACCGGGTCTTCTCAAGACAGGTTGAGGCATTGGCGCTTCCCGGCGATACCCTTATCGGGTTGAGCACATCCGGAAACTCGTCAAACATCGTGCAGGCCTTCTATGTGGCGAGGAAGAAGGGAGTCTTCACTATATGTTTTACGGGAGGGACGGGGGGAGAGATCGCCAAAATTGCAGATTTGGCCTTAATCATCCCGTCCACAGATACACCTTATATCCAGGAAGCGCATCTTGCGATTGGGCATATCATCTGCTCCGTCGTGGAGAGAGAGCTCCAGGCAGGATGGGGGTCAAATGATGGGTAA
- the gmhB gene encoding D-glycero-beta-D-manno-heptose 1,7-bisphosphate 7-phosphatase: MMGNRAVFLDRDGTINVEANYLRNPDDLQLLPGVADGIKLLKDGGFMVIVITNQSAVARGFCSEKTLEDINWKLQSKLMELDACIDRIYYCPHHPTVGPPEYQKNCSCRKPKPGMLIRASTECDIDLSASYLVGDKLIDIEAGRNAGCRSILVLTGYGKEEMARLDASKEVRPDYIAQSLLQAAKWILRQEEEARNPHSFKTPSDTGVFKLIRLNLGCGGDYREDYVNIDIRTTVKTDICCSVDKLPFPDNYADYILAKDILEHFGRLEVESVLREWVRVLKEQCEIEVITPNLEAICSGYLRGDFDTDRLVQLLYGHQDYPENTHRAGFDLRSMAALMERCGLEVLDVHSDGGSNLIAKGRKPSK, encoded by the coding sequence ATGATGGGTAATAGGGCAGTCTTCCTGGACAGAGATGGGACTATCAACGTTGAAGCAAATTATCTGAGAAACCCTGATGATCTCCAGCTGCTGCCCGGGGTGGCCGATGGCATCAAACTGCTGAAGGATGGCGGCTTCATGGTAATTGTGATTACTAACCAATCTGCGGTCGCCCGTGGGTTCTGTAGCGAGAAAACGCTTGAAGACATAAACTGGAAGCTTCAAAGTAAATTGATGGAATTAGATGCTTGCATTGATCGCATATATTATTGCCCACATCATCCAACAGTGGGACCGCCAGAATATCAAAAAAATTGTAGTTGCCGTAAACCGAAACCTGGGATGCTCATCCGGGCGAGCACCGAGTGCGATATAGACCTGAGCGCATCATATCTGGTAGGAGATAAGCTCATAGATATTGAGGCTGGAAGGAATGCTGGATGTCGATCAATCCTGGTCCTAACAGGCTACGGGAAGGAAGAGATGGCCCGGCTAGACGCCTCGAAGGAGGTAAGGCCGGACTATATCGCTCAATCACTGCTTCAAGCGGCTAAATGGATTCTGAGACAGGAAGAGGAGGCGCGAAATCCGCACTCATTCAAGACTCCAAGCGACACGGGGGTGTTCAAGTTGATAAGACTCAATCTCGGTTGCGGTGGAGACTACCGAGAGGACTATGTGAATATAGATATACGAACGACCGTAAAGACCGATATCTGTTGTTCGGTAGATAAGTTGCCGTTTCCAGATAACTATGCAGACTACATCCTTGCCAAGGATATCTTGGAGCATTTTGGTAGACTTGAAGTTGAAAGCGTGCTGCGCGAATGGGTTAGGGTGCTGAAAGAGCAGTGCGAAATTGAGGTCATCACCCCCAATCTGGAAGCCATCTGCTCCGGATACCTCCGGGGTGATTTTGATACTGATCGTCTGGTGCAGCTCCTCTACGGGCACCAGGACTACCCCGAAAACACGCACAGGGCCGGCTTCGATTTGAGATCCATGGCTGCCCTTATGGAAAGATGCGGTCTGGAGGTTTTGGATGTGCATTCGGATGGGGGGAGCAACCTCATCGCAAAGGGGAGAAAGCCTTCGAAATGA
- a CDS encoding glycosyltransferase has translation MIRVHFETPRTFGFSIHRVEKEFKRFAPEDFQFVGRYDIKEADLIIVQFIGRDGLVDYLIEAGKPYVVILYCITPGSNLGNIRSTYDYQMVKNACCTYSFHPLAEMGFAGNLLLGPLGVNPETFYMEPSVERSNTIISTAWVAASEGFQEIYTAAKQSGGKVVHVGCPLTRECGDIFEDAFYIRYENVTDDKLRELYNSCKYVSGLRRSCGFELPVLEGLLCGSRPICFDNPYYTRWFKDLAIFVPETFDHLVEDLVAIFRSDYRPVMQDEIAYVVENFSWHKIAQNFWNFVRQSYTS, from the coding sequence ATGATTCGCGTCCATTTCGAAACCCCGCGTACTTTCGGTTTTAGCATCCATCGGGTCGAGAAGGAATTCAAGCGCTTCGCCCCGGAGGATTTTCAGTTCGTTGGGCGGTATGACATAAAAGAGGCGGACCTTATCATAGTGCAGTTCATCGGCCGAGACGGGTTAGTGGACTACCTGATCGAAGCGGGTAAACCCTACGTTGTCATTTTATATTGCATCACACCGGGTTCGAATTTGGGTAATATAAGATCAACCTACGACTACCAGATGGTGAAGAATGCCTGCTGCACATATTCCTTTCATCCTCTCGCGGAGATGGGGTTCGCGGGTAATTTGCTTCTAGGGCCGCTAGGAGTGAATCCCGAAACTTTCTACATGGAACCCTCCGTCGAAAGGTCGAATACGATCATCAGCACAGCATGGGTAGCCGCGTCAGAAGGCTTCCAGGAGATCTATACCGCTGCGAAGCAATCGGGCGGCAAGGTAGTCCACGTAGGCTGCCCACTCACCAGGGAATGCGGAGATATATTTGAGGATGCGTTCTACATCAGATACGAGAACGTTACAGACGACAAACTGAGGGAACTCTACAACTCATGCAAATACGTCTCCGGGTTGCGCAGGAGCTGCGGCTTCGAACTACCCGTGCTTGAGGGGCTTCTCTGTGGCTCGCGGCCGATTTGCTTCGATAACCCGTATTACACCAGGTGGTTTAAGGACCTTGCCATCTTTGTACCCGAAACCTTCGATCACCTGGTGGAGGATCTTGTCGCTATCTTCCGCTCAGATTATAGGCCGGTAATGCAGGATGAAATCGCATATGTAGTTGAAAATTTTAGCTGGCATAAGATAGCGCAGAATTTCTGGAACTTTGTCCGGCAGAGCTACACCTCGTAG